The sequence NNNNNNNNNNNNNNNNNNNNNNNNNNNNNNNNNNNNNNNNNNNNNNNNNNNNNNNNNNNNNNNNNNNNNNNNNNNNNNNNNNNNNNNNNNNNNNNNNNNNNNNNNNNNNNNNNNNNNNNNNNNNNNNNNNNNNNNNNNNNNNNNNNNNNNNNNNNNNNNNNNNNNNNNNNNNNNNNNNNNNNNNNNNNNNNNNNNNNNNNNNNNNNNNNNNNNNNNNNNNNNNNNNNNNNNNNNNNNNNNNNNNNNNNNNNNNNNNNNNNNNNNNNNNNNNNNNNNNNNNNNNNNNNNNNNNNNNNNNNNNNNNNNNNNNNNNNNNNNNNNNNNNNNNNNNNNNNNNNNNNNNNNNNNNNNNNNNNNNNNNNNNNNNNNNNNNNNNNNNNNNNNNNNNNNNNNNNNNNNNNNNNNNNNNNNNNNNNNNNNNNNNNNNNNNNNNNNNNNNNNNNNNNNNNNNNNNNNNNNNNNNNNNNNNNNNNNNNNNNNNNNNNNNNNNNNNNNNNNNNNNNNNNNNNNNNNNNNNNNNNNNNNNNNNNNNNNNNNNNNNNNNNNNNNNNNNNNNNNNNNNNNNNNNNNNNNNNNNNNNNNNNNNNNNNNNNNNNNNNNNNNNNNNNNNNNNNNNNNNNNNNNNNNNNNNNNNNNNNNNNNNNNNNNNNNNNNNNNNNNNNNNNNNNNNNNNNNNNNNNNNNNNNNNNNNNNNNNNNNNNNNNNNNNNNNNNNNNNNNNNNNNNNNNNNNNNNNNNNNNNNNNNNNNNNNNNNNNNNNNNNNNNNNNNNNNNNNNNNNNNNNNNNNNNNNNNNNNNNNNNNNNNNNNNNNNNNNNNNNNNNNNNNNNNNNNNNNNNNNNNNNNNNNNNNNNNNNNNNNNNNNNNNNNNNNNNNNNNNNNNNNNNNNNNNNNNNNNNNNNNNNNNNNNNNNNNNNNNNNNNNNNNNNNNNNNNNNNNNNNNNNNNNNNNNNNNNNNNNNNNNNNNNNNNNNNNNNNNNNNNNNNNNNNNNNNNNNNNNNNNNNNNNNNNNNNNNNNNNNNNNNNNNNNNNNNNNNNNNNNNNNNNNNNNNNNNNNNNNNNNNNNNNNNNNNNNNNNNNNNNNNNNNNNNNNNNNNNNNNNNNNNNNNNNNNNNNNNNNNNNNNNNNNNNNNNNNNNNNNNNNNNNNNNNNNNNNNNNNNNNNNNNNNNNNNNNNNNNNNNNNNNNNNNNNNNNNNNNNNNNNNNNNNNNNNNNNNNNNNNNNNNNNNNNNNNNNNNNNNNNNNNNNNNNNNNNNNNNNNNNNNNNNNNNNNNNNNNNNNNNNNNNNNNNNNNNNNNNNNNNNNNNNNNNNNNNNNNNNNNNNNNNNNNNNNNNNNNNNNNNNNNNNNNNNNNNNNNNNNNNNNNNNNNNNNNNNNNNNNNNNNNNNNNNNNNNNNNNNNNNNNNNNNNNNNNNNNNNNNNNNNNNNNNNNNNNNNNNNNNNNNNNNNNNNNNNNNNNNNNNNNNNNNNNNNNNNNNNNNNNNNNNNNNNNNNNNNNNNNNNNNNNNNNNNNNNNNNNNNNNNNNNNNNNNNNNNNNNNNNNNNNNNNNNNNNNNNNNNNNNNNNNNNNNNNNNNNNNNNNNNNNNNNNNNNNNNNNNNNNNNNNNNNNNNNNNNNNNNNNNNNNNNNNNNNNNNNNNNNNNNNNNNNNNNNNNNNNNNNNNNNNNNNNNNNNNNNNNNNNNNNNNNNNNNNNNNNNNNNNNNNNNNNNNNNNNNNNNNNNNNNNNNNNNNNNNNNNNNNNNNNNNNNNNNNNNNNNNNNNNNNNNNNNNNNNNNNNNNNNNNNNNNNNNNNNNNNNNNNNNNNNNNNNNNNNNNNNNNNNNNNNNNNNNNNNNNNNNNNNNNNNNNNNNNNNNNNNNNNNNNNNNNNNNNNNNNNNNNNNNNNNNNNNNNNNNNNNNNNNNNNNNNNNNNNNNNNNNNNNNNNNNNNNNNNNNNNNNNNNNNNNNNNNNNNNNNNNNNNNNNNNNNNNNNNNNNNNNNNNNNNNNNNNNNNNNNNNNNNNNNNNNNNNNNNNNNNNNNNNNNNNNNNNNNNNNNNNNNNNNNNNNNNNNNNNNNNNNNNNNNNNNNNNNNNNNNNNNNNNNNNNNNNNNNNNNNNNNNNNNNNNNNNNNNNNNNNNNNNNNNNNNNNNNNNNNNNNNNNNNNNNNNNNNNNNNNNNNNNNNNNNNNNNNNNNNNNNNNNNNNNNNNNNNNNNNNNNNNNNNNNNNNNNNNNNNNNNNNNNNNNNNNNNNNNNNNNNNNNNNNNNNNNNNNNNNNNNNNNNNNNNNNNNNNNNNNNNNNNNNNNNNNNNNNNNNNNNNNNNNNNNNNNNNNNNNNNNNNNNNNNNNNNNNNNNNNNNNNNNNNNNNNNNNNNNNNNNNNNNNNNNNNNNNNNNNNNNNNNNNNNNNNNNNNNNNNNNNNNNNNNNNNNNNNNNNNNNNNNNNNNNNNNNNNNNNNNNNNNNNNNNNNNNNNNNNNNNNNNNNNNNNNNNNNNNNNNNNNNNNNNNNNNNNNNNNNNNNNNNNNNNNNNNNNNNNNNNNNNNNNNNNNNNNNNNNNNNNNNNNNNNNNNNNNNNNNNNNNNNNNNNNNNNNNNNNNNNNNNNNNNNNNNNNNNNNNNNNNNNNNNNNNNNNNNNNNNNNNNNNNNNNNNNNNNNNNNNNNNNNNNNNNNNNNNNNNNNNNNNNNNNNNNNNNNNNNNNNNNNNNNNNNNNNNNNNNNNNNNNNNNNNNNNNNNNNNNNNNNNNNNNNNNNNNNNNNNNNNNNNNNNNNNNNNNNNNNNNNNNNNNNNNNNNNNNNNNNNNNNNNNNNNNNNNNNNNNNNNNNNNNNNNNNNNNNNNNNNNNNNNNNNNNNNNNNNNNNNNNNNNNNNNNNNNNNNNNNNNNNNNNNNNNNNNNNNNNNNNNNNNNNNNNNNNNNNNNNNNNNNNNNNNNNNNNNNNNNNNNNNNNNNNNNNNNNNNNNNNNNNNNNNNNNNNNNNNNNNNNNNNNNNNNNNNNNNNNNNNNNNNNNNNNNNNNNNNNNNNNNNNNNNNNNNNNNNNNNNNNNNNNNNNNNNNNNNNNNNNNNNNNNNNNNNNNNNNNNNNNNNNNNNNNNNNNNNNNNNNNNNNNNNNNNNNNNNNNNNNNNNNNNNNNNNNNNNNNNNNNNNNNNNNNNNNNNNNNNNNNNNNNNNNNNNNNNNNNNNNNNNNNNNNNNNNNNNNNNNNNNNNNNNNNNNNNNNNNNNNNNNNNNNNNNNNNNNNNNNNNNTTactttagaaagaaaatacaaagtgAAAGGCCTAATTAACATTCCCCTGAAATCGgtgtgcagtttgttttgtttccaaacaaaatcaaacaaataattgtttttttggttgttgttttaaaactaaagcaaacaaatgtcaatagcaaaaacagagaagacttttaaaaaaatttttatttaatgttgttttatattttgttagtATACTATTGTGGACCAAGCAGAAATAGAAATCATGATGTGAACTTTAGGCGCATTGTTTCCACTTAGCACTTAAACAGCCCAAATCTCAACATGGAAATGTTTAAGGGAGTCAACATATCTCTTTGAGAATGAGTTGGGTAAAGGTCTATCACACTAGAGTCTCCATGTCACAACCAAGACAATCAGTTCTTTCCTAGAACTGATTATCCTACTGTGAACAAACTCTTCTTTGGTGACTTCTGTCATTTCCAGTATCGCTACATATCAAaacaattcatattttattttggattagGATAGCTGAGCCTGAGCTGAGCCAAGAATCAAATTCTctggatttaaatttttttatttagattttgaaaactaaaactaaaaacaaaagaacatagttatttcttttttttgtgtgtgattctgtttggaaatggaaaaactaaagaacaaaCCATACAAAGATTCTCAGACTATAGTAATTTGGTGTTTAGGCAGATGAGTGACNNNNNNNNNNNNNNNNNNNNNNNNNNNNNNNNNNNNNNNNNNNNNNNNNNNNNNNNNNNNNNNNNNNNNNNNNNNNNNNNNNNNNNNNNNNNNNNNNNNNNNNNNNNNNNNNNNNNNNNNNNNNNNNNNNNNNNNNNNNNNNNNNNNNNNNNNNNNNNNNNNNNNNNNNNNNNNNNNNNNNNNNNNNNNNNNNNNNNNNNNNNNNNNNNNNNNNNNNNNNNNNNNNNNNNNNNNNNNNNNNNNNNNNNNNNNNNNNNNNNNNNNNNNNNNNNNNNNNNNNNNNNNNNNNNNNNNNNNNNNNNNNNNNNNNNNNNNNNNNNNNNNNNNNNNNNNNNNNNNNNNNNNNNNNNNNNNNNNNNNNNNNNNNNNNNNNNNNNNNNNNNNNNNNNNNNNNNNNNNNNNNNNNNNNNNNNNNNNNNNNNNNNNNNNNNNNNNNNNNNNNNNNNNNNNNNNNNNNNNNNNNNNNNNNNNNNNNNNNNNNNNNNNNNNNNNNNNNNNNNNNNNNNNNNNNNNNNNNNNNNNNNNNNNNNNNNNNNNNNNNNNNNNNNNNNNNNNNNNNNNNNNNNNNNNNNNNNNNNNNNNNNNNNNNNNNNNNNNNNNNNNNNNNNNNNNNNNNNNNNNNNNNNNNNNNNNNNNNNNNNNNNNNNNNNNNNNNNNNNNNNNNNNNNNNNNNNNAAAATTATTTCTTCAAGAGCATTTGAACCTTGATGTAATTGATTCCGTACTTGTTAAAAATTTCTTGGCCTTTTGtcaagttttatttcattaaatttacTGTCAGTGGTGATGTCTTCTGCATGTCTTCTGAGATTCAATTAGGTATCTTATTGTAGAGTAATTTTTACATCCTTACCAtcagaaagtcttttttttcttttaaacaactCTTTTGATagagttttttgttatttcaaaagCCACACCAATTTCATCCATTCACAGTTTGATAAGTAACTAAAATACAATTAAGAATTGGATGTYTTGACTTCTCATtataaaaaacatgcaagtcCAAAAACAAATGGTGTTTGATGGCATTCATTAGAAATCTAGTTGCACATCTATCTGTGCATAGATGTTCTATGCACAGATGTTCTGTGCATAGAACATCTAGAAGCCAGGTTTATACTGACATAGTTTATTTGGTTCTTATTTAgcgattttttttatctcacacTATTGTCTGCATTCTGTACTGACATGCTGCATTCCTTAAACgggcaatattatgtaaaaatgacttttttgagATTRCATCAAAAAAGAATGCAACAtacttggagtgttgctttgataccttaatgcatgtttgagaaatcggAATCTGCAGGTGCATGGGAGCCAGGCTGTTTCTGCATTCCTTGTCATTGGTCCTGGtaagctgcacagtggcgcagttggtagcacgaaggtcctgggttcgattccagcatttctgcatggagtttgcatgttctccctgtgcatgcgtgggttctctccaggtactccggYttcctcccacagtccaaaaacatgaYTGTCAGGTAAATTGGTCTCTCtgaattctccctaggtgtgagtgtgtgtgtgcatggttgtttgtcctgtgtgtctctgtgttgccctgcgacagactggcaacctgtccagggtgtagcccgcctctcgcccgaaacgttcgctggagataggcagcAGCAGCCCTCCCAACCAAACTAGGGATAAGGGTggtagaaaatggatggatggatggatggtcctGGTACAAAACCCATGTGTTGACTGTCTGACGAAGTCTGTTCATGCATTCCCATGCCGATGGAGGCAAGCTACTGGATAACACTACTATCAGGTGAGACAGGTGAGACTGCCATGCACTGGCACCACCAGGCCCTCTGATCACCACCACCTGGCAATGCTGGAAAAGTGTCTTGTCTGAGGACACAATGACAGAGGGAGTGAGGATTGAACCGTCAACCAAAGTTTGCAATTAACASCCCACTCCAGCCCAGGACTTGATCAGAAGGACCACTCCTCCTCCATGGCTTCCAATCCCAAATGGAAAATGGGRAATAAGGGCGTGGAAAGATCTCAAGTGACATTTTGCCATGTGATGCATCAGGTGAGAATGAAATGAGTACAGASGACATAAATCAAAAGTGAGATAAAGGAAACTCTTTAGACAAGCTCTGCCCATATGGAAATACAAACTGGCTCCTTGTGGCAGTTTGTACCCAGTAGGTACCCAGCTATGTAGGGTACCTACATAGCTGAAGACTTCTTTTAAGgggtttttgaaaaataaacaggYATGGTTTTTAGAACCTATTAGAATCAAAATTTTTCAAGAAATGtgacatcaaaatgtaattgttttaattatgcTGCAAAATGTCTTTTGTCTCTCAGCCTCAGTCTAACATTTCTATTGAGTTTGATGATGTTGGGTTACTAGAAAGAATGATCACATTCACTCTGTCCACAATCCCATCCTGTGTGTTTCTCTTCATTAATGGAACCATTTTGTTCACTCTGAgaagtaaatttgtttttcGTGACACCTGTCGGTACATTCTCCTGTTTAACCTTCTTCTTGCAGATACTGCACATTTAGTCATATCTCAGGTTCTGTTTCTACTTTCTGTTTGTAGAATTACACTAACATATCCTCTCTGTAGTACACTAATTGTTTTAGGTATTCTCACAAATGTAATTTCTCCTCTAACGCTGATGRTGATGTCTCTAGAGCGGTGTGTAGCTGTCTGCCTCCCTTTGAGRCATGCTATGATCGTCACCATCAGAAACACGAGACTGGTAATTATTGCAGTTTGGACTTTGAGTTCTTTACATAATATTTTTCGTGGTATTTTGCTGTTAGATTTTCCTTTTGAAGATCTAGACAGTATGCAAATGAAAGAGTTATGCTCTGATCGCATAATGCAGCTTGGATCGAGGTCTAAAATGTATGATAATGCTTTCACTGGGCTCTTGTTTGCTTCAGCAGCSATGGCAATCATTTCTTCCTATGTTGGTGTAATAATAGCAGCCAGGTCAGCATCTACAGGAAAAGCTTCAAACTTGAAGGCTCGTAAAACACTGATGCTACATTTGGTGCAGCTATGCCTCAGTTTGTCCTCAACTATTTACAACCCATTGCTTGTAGCGCTTatgaaaattattcaaagtGTTGGGTTTATACGATTACATAAATTTTTGTATATAATAATGATTATATTCCCCAGATGCTTGAGTTCTTTAATTTATGGCCTTAGAGATCATACTATCAGACCTATTCTTTTGGGCCATCTAGGTTGTCATTTAAAACGGAAAGCTGTTGCAGTCAGTGGTTGAAAAGTTCAGCTTCGGTCAAGGTCTTCATAACTGTGAAATAAAGACTGTTACACAATCATAATCAGCTTTATTAGTGTCTTAAATATAGTGAAAATTGtattaaaggttattttttgaATGAACAAAAAGTCTTAATGCAATGTTTTACTGTTGTGAATAATCCATATAAACTAAAGACCATAAATAAGACTGAGGAATGTAGGAGACAGCAGAAGAATCTGAGGAGGAATAAAGTCcaacattttatgacatttatgtCTATTAAATCAAATACCATCGGACTAAAACCTTTCagttatgtttacattttgtcattgaATTCTAATAAAACACATACAGTAGTATGTATACCagtctgaaaatgtaactataaaaataaacatacattttaaagaagagTCACTTAATTGTCTTTATTGGATCAAAGTTATGTGACAGAGAGCAAGAGCCTCAAGTATAAAAGCGTGTGTAGCTTTCATACTGAAATTTTGTGCTAGGGAGAATTTCTGAAACTGCAGCGCACAAAAATTCATTTGTATAAAGCTGTGGGTAGATTTGTCACTGCAGATGTTTCCTTTATAACTTCTGATTTGCGGTGAATCTGCGTGTGTGATATGTTTCTCTCTTTAAATGCTTATTGAAATGAGTATAAATTCCCAGTAGGYTTCCACCACCTGTCTGAACGATCATGACAAAGGCCTCTATTGAGTCTGTTTCCAACTAYGActcacattattattatatggGGTGTGAATGCCTGGTGTaaacattttgggaaaaaaatgtatttgccaaAGACTTGactaaatgtaagaaaaaataagaaacaactGAGTGTTTGAACTGCTCATACAGTTAGAGGGGAAGAACTAAGTCTTTTTAAAACGAGTCACCATAGATAAAACAGGTAACAACCAGCGGAAAGCCACACACATCGAACCCATCTTGCATCTCAGAATAGAAGAGCGAAAGAAGTTTGAAGACAGTACAAGACAACAGCCTGCTGCTACACCTGcataagagaaagaaaaaaaacaaaccgaGAAACCACAGTGGCACACAACATATGCATATACAATGTCACTGGAATGTACATGGTACTAATTAATAGTacagatgtgccgatcaggttttttcctgcccataccgataccgatcaacCATGAGGGCTGATCGCCGATaccgatcactgataccgatcacataatttttttttaaatttttttatcataaacactaccggttacattatgtggaaaaaggaaccatgaattcaccttaatttagacaaaaactttttttttcaagaagaaaactaaacaaaacaggcattctgcaaattgtactgctatcggtaatactatctttaacagactgataacatatgaaggctctgaagaggctaaataatgcaaagagccaaaaataaaacctctcaacattgccaaaaaatttaaagtataaaacttaacattcaaaggcaaatacaggttccattacaataaacaatccagttactgaatgaaaacttcctgatagcatggcggctagctgattactgctagttctgagtggctgatTCTGACTGAGCGAAGTAatcatgcagagcagggaggagatcgattattttttggagattatctgtctcatgttagaacagcgaaagttttaatacgtatgtaaaatgtatttttttaggttagatgctgcagctttaaacagaggttcggtgtgagagtcactaccaggaggagcagcagcggcgctctgtctgtcaaatattactacctgtaccacgtagcagtggttcaacagcgagagcagaaccagcgtcttacatcgcacctcgaagacttaaataattttgcgggtaatttgtttagctttctgactgtcatgctaatccgggtgagtgtttgtaacggtgcgctgctttacctgctatctgatcctccatatgtcttttttactgcagtgagcctcgatgtagccaaactccgtcaagtatggcattgtttttatgtcgtattaScttcgttgtgttgatgcattttgacgtgcttcaattttccgccgcaacacgcaaacgtccccattcactcagtgcgttatagttcaacatcacttaggatttgttgctgcgcgtttgcgcagtgtgaaggaaagaggagaccagctgcacaggcaggctgcgaaatgagatgYAGGTGATctgtatcggcaacaagagccaatgatcgccgatcaccgatcatgcactttttcacgaaaatcggcccgattatgatcggtgaccgattgatcggcacacctctaattaatacaaaatatgtttcgTGCCAACTGCAGCCCTACAGAGTGTATCTGTGAAAACCGGAATCCAAACACCTGGGGGAGYAAGCGGTTTCTCAATTCGAATGTTCAATAAAGATGCCRCAGATCTGACTCCTATGACCTGTGGACGACATCCAAACATCCCCCAGAACATGGGAGCAGTGGGCACAACACCACAGGGACAGCTGACCATCCCAGAGCAGATCCAGCTTTATACCCCAGGGCAGAGGTCCCACCCACTGGCAGAGAGTGTGATGAGGGGGGAATCAGGCCCCATGTATGGTGGGGGGCCTGATCCAAAAGGTGGGGCAGCCCAAGACCCAACCTGACAGATAAACAGGCACACACACTTACAACTCCCTATACATGCTCCCAGGTCCAGGTAATAATACTCCAGAGGCGCAACCAGCCTCTGAACCCAGGTGGTAGTCTCCTTCATTCTGGGGTGGAAGCAGACCACCCATGCTCCCATAATAATAGAGCAACCCATCAGACCAGGGCTGGGCACTGCCCAAACCCAAACGACCTCAGTTCAGACACCAACCGCCCATCCCGTCCCCAGAGACACAACCAAACAACAGCCAACACGATCCAAATAAGTAACCCATCCAGAGCTGACTCGGGATGAAACAATTCCATCTCCCCAAAGGACACCATTCACAACTCAATGCTCCCCAACCCCCATGAACCTCAAAATGAATTCCCCCACAGGGCCACCACAAAGAGCACACAAATGTTAAACCAGTGCTGCAGAAGTTCCAAAAATCCTCTCCCTGTAGGTAGCCAGTGCCACACAAAGTAGCACTGGGCACCCCACCAATCCCACTCTATGAACACAGAGGCACCCAACAGTGCCAGCTCAGTACAAACCTCACCCCCATTCACCCACACTGCAAAGTCAAACCACACTCACAACTGGCACCATCCAGGCCCACGTACACACCCCCAGCAAACCCATCTCTGTCAGAACCCTGTGGTCCTTCAAccaaaaccaggaaaaaaatacacaaatctgAACTATTCAAAGAGAACCAAAATGCCAGTCTCAGACCCAGCTGACTCTTGAKATTTCATTCCCCAACAAGGACCCTGACCAGATGACYCACGCCTACTCCAGATCTTCAGTGTCCTATTGCAAACAGCAGATGAGGGTGTGGAAAGACGCTCATTGATGTGGTGTTGATCAGTGTAATATATCACTAAATTAAACTCAGCTGTTGGGTTTGATACAAAGTTGGGGAATTGGAATTGCTTCGTCATATTGCTGGTCTGATGACATGTTGCCATGTGATGCATCACGTGAGAATYATATGAGTGCAGAGTACATAAATCAAGTGAGATGAAGGAAACTATAGACAAGCTCTGCCCATATGGAAATGCAAACTGGCTCCTAGCAGCGGGGTACCTACATATGCAAATGGttcttttaagaaattattggaCAATAAAGaggcatattttttaaaaccttgtgaGACTAAACTTGTCAGGAAGTGTGAMatcaaacatttctatttattttaaatatgctgcaaAATGTCTTTTGTCTCTCAGCCTCGGTCTaacatttctgttgtgtttgATGATGATGGGTTATTAGAAAGAATGACCACCTTTGCGCTGTGCACAATCCTATCATGTGTGTTTCTCTTCATTAATGGAACCATTTTGTTCATTCTGAGGAGTAAATCAGTTTTTCGTGACACCTGTAGATATATTCTGTTGTTTAACCTTCTTCTTGCAGATACTGCACATTTAGTAATATCTCAGGCTCTATTTCTACTTTCTGTTTGTAGAATTACACTAACATATCCTCTCTGTGGCACACTAACTGTTTTAGGCATTCTCACAAATGTAATCTCTCCTTTAACACTGATGATGATGTCTCTGGAGCRGTGTGTAGCTGTCTGCCTCCCTTTGAGGCATGCTATGATCGTCACCATCAGAAACASGAGACTGGCAATTATTGCCGCTTGGACTTTGAGTTCATTACATAATATCTTCCGTGGTATTTTGCTGTTGGATTTTCCTTTTGAAGACCTAGACAGTCTacaaatgacaaatttatgCTCTGATCTCACAATGCAGCTTGGATCCAAGTCTAAAATGTATGATAATGCTTTCACTGGTATTCTTTTTGCTTCAGCAGCCATGGCAATCATTTCTTCTTACTTTGGTGTAATAATAGCAGCCAGGTCAGCATCTACAGGAAAAGCTTCAGCCTTGAAGGCTCGTAAAACACTGATGCTACATTTGGTGCAGCTATGCCTCAGTTTGTCCTCAACTATTTACAACCCAATGCTTATAGCTTTTATAAAAATTGTTCAAAGGGAAGGCTTTTTACGATTATATAGATTTCTTTATATAGTATTGATTATATTCCCTAGATGCTTGAGTTCTTTAATTTATGGCCTTAGAGATCATACTATCAGACATGTTCTTCTGGCCCATCTAGGTTGTCATCTAAAACGTAAAGCTGTTGCAGTCAGTGGTTGAAAGTTCAGCTTCTGTCAAGGTCTTCataactgaaaaaaacctaAGACAGTCATACAGTCATCAGCTTTATCGGTGTCgtagagcagtgtttcccaaccctggtcctcaaggaatactgccctgcatgttttaggcatttcctTCCTTCAGCCCAGCTGATTTCAATCGATGACTGATTAACAGGCGTTTGTTGAACTGCAGTCAGCTGAATCAGGCACgttaaagcagggaaacctctaaaatatttaggtcagtgtgccttgaggatcagggttgggaaacactgtcTTAGAGTGAAAATTgtgtcaaaatgtgattttttttttatccatccatccatccatccattttcttccgcttatccggggtcgggtcgcgggggcagcagcttcagaagggaggcccagacttccctctccccagccacttcttccagctcctccgggggaatcccaaggcgttcccaggccagccgagagacgtaatccctccatcgtgtcctgggtcttccccgaggcctcctcccggtgggacgtgcccggaacacctcaccagggaggcgtccaggaggcatccttaccagatgcccgagccacctcaactggctcctctcgacgtggaggagcagcggctctactctgagtccctcccggatgaccaagcttctcaccctatctctaagggagagcccagccaccctgcggaggaaactcatttcggccgcttgtacccgtgatctcgttcttttggtcatgacccaaaggctcatgaccatagatgagggtgggaacgtagatcgaccggtaaatcgagagcttcgctttttggctcagctctctcttcaccacgacggacYggtacagcgcccgcttcacagtagacgctgccccaatccgcctgtcgatctcccgctcccttcttccctcccttttttttttaatctatgaAAATTCTAATGCAATGTGTTACTGTTGGGTATAATGCATATCAGCTTGAAGAACACAAATAAGACTGGGATGAATCTAGGAGGCAGCAGAAGAATCTGTGGAGGCATAACAGTTCAACAGAtcatatttataaaagaaatatttttgaaacaaatgtCATTTGATTAAAACCTTTACATTTCTcgttgaatttaaataaaatacatggtatatacatttatgtctgtaaatgtaagaataaaaaagaggaacatAAATTTTAAAGAGTCCAATCACCCTTTTATTCTACCAAAGTGACAGAGCAGAGGCTTCGTATATAAATGTGCACAGCTTTCATACTAAAATTCCATGGGAGGGAGAAATTATAAAACTTGGAACGATACAGAAAATTTTTTTGATTTACACCTATTAGTaatagatttgatttaaaaggtACCCTTTCTTGCATACAAGATAACcttaacaaaactaaaaaactaaaagctAACCAATTAAAATactaacaaaagaaaatttagaGATCAAATAAGtgaaaacaagtgaaaat comes from Poecilia reticulata strain Guanapo unplaced genomic scaffold, Guppy_female_1.0+MT scaffold_131, whole genome shotgun sequence and encodes:
- the LOC103459852 gene encoding olfactory receptor 4K2-like — its product is MSFVSQPQSNISIEFDDVGLLERMITFTLSTIPSCVFLFINGTILFTLRSKFVFRDTCRYILLFNLLLADTAHLVISQVLFLLSVCRITLTYPLCSTLIVLGILTNVISPLTLMXMSLERCVAVCLPLRHAMIVTIRNTRLVIIAVWTLSSLHNIFRGILLLDFPFEDLDSMQMKELCSDRIMQLGSRSKMYDNAFTGLLFASAAMAIISSYVGVIIAARSASTGKASNLKARKTLMLHLVQLCLSLSSTIYNPLLVALMKIIQSVGFIRLHKFLYIIMIIFPRCLSSLIYGLRDHTIRPILLGHLGCHLKRKAVAVSG
- the LOC103459927 gene encoding olfactory receptor 13-like, giving the protein MSFVSQPRSNISVVFDDDGLLERMTTFALCTILSCVFLFINGTILFILRSKSVFRDTCRYILLFNLLLADTAHLVISQALFLLSVCRITLTYPLCGTLTVLGILTNVISPLTLMMMSLEXCVAVCLPLRHAMIVTIRNXRLAIIAAWTLSSLHNIFRGILLLDFPFEDLDSLQMTNLCSDLTMQLGSKSKMYDNAFTGILFASAAMAIISSYFGVIIAARSASTGKASALKARKTLMLHLVQLCLSLSSTIYNPMLIAFIKIVQREGFLRLYRFLYIVLIIFPRCLSSLIYGLRDHTIRHVLLAHLGCHLKRKAVAVSG